ACCGGGGTGGCCACCGCCGAGCAGGTGCGGGCATGGGTGATGCGCGGCAACAACACCATGACCGGAATGATGATCGGCCTGGCCGTGGTGACTCTGGTGGCCGCGCGTTACGCGGTGGTCCCCGGCCAGCCGGGCGGATGGCGCTACACCGCGTTCGTCGGCGCGGTCTGCGTGATCCTGGTGCTGCGATCGCGGTCCTTCGTCGACCGCTACCAGTCGGTCACGCTGATGATTGCTGGTGTAGGAGCAGCCGCGGTGGCAATCGGACGTTACGCCGCCAGTGATGCCACCAGCCTCAAGGTCGCGCTGGTCTGCGTCGGGGTCACCCTCGGCATCGCGGTCATGGGTTTGGTCACGGCGCTGGTTGTGCCCTTCCGCGAATACACCGCTCCGATGCGACGTTTCGTGGAGATCATCGAGTACGTGCTGCTGCTCGCGCTGCTGCCGTGGGCGTTGTGGCTGCTCAACCTGTACCCGGTGATCCGCAACGCCGTCAGGCACGGGATATGACCGGCACGCCCCTTGGTGCACGGATGCGGGCCGGTGCCGGTCTGGCGGGCACTGTCGCCCTGCTCGCCGCCACCAGCGTGGGGGCGAGCTGGGCGATCACACCACCGGTGGTCCCACCCGGCCCACCGCCAGCCGACCCCGCACCCGCCCCCGATCAGCCGATGAGACAGACCCGAGCCTGCACGCTGACCGGCGTCACCCCGGGCAGCGATCTGCGTGAGCTTCCCCCGGCGCTGGCGCTGCTGGACATGCCCGCGGCGTGGCAGGAGTCGACCGGAGCGGGGGTCGTCGTCGCCGTGATCGACACCGGGGTCGCACCGTCCCCGCGCTTGCCCCACCTCGTGGCAGGCGGCGATTACGTGATGGGTCAGTACGGCGACGGGCTGGCTGACTGCGACGGTCACGGCACCCTCGTCGCGTCGTTGATCGGCAGCGCACCCTCAGGGGCGCGGCTGCCGGTCCGCCCGGCAGGCGCTCAAGTCGCACCGCCGCCGCCGGCCGCGCCTGCGCCGCAACCGATCCCGCCGCCGCCTCCACCTCCCACGATCACCGTCACCAAGACAACCACCGAGCCGCCGCCACCGCCGCCGCCCGGGCCGCCGCCGGCGTGGGGGCCCGGGCCGCAGGTCCCGCAGGCACCGCAACTCCCGCTGCCACAGGTGCCGCCTCCCACCGGTGGCCCGGATGGTTTGATCGGGATCGCACCGGATGCGGTGATTTTGGGGATCCGCCAGAGTTCGCAGAATTACGGGTTAAAGGACCCTCGGCTCGATCAGGACCAGGAGCAGGCGCGCAGGACCGGTGACATCAACACGCTGGCACGGGCGATCGTGCATGCCGCCAACCTCGGCGCGCGGGTCATCAACATTTCGCTGGTGTCGTGCATTCCGGTGACCAAACCAGCCGATCAGGCGGTGCTGGGCGCTGCGCTGCGCTACGCCGCCGTTGATCGCGACGTGGTGATCGTTGCCGCAGCTGGCAATGCTGGCACCCAGGGCTGCACGCAGAACCCGCCACCGGCGACCGGAGCGTCGGGATGGGACGACGTGGTCACCATTGCCTCGCCAGCCTGGTTCGACGACTACGTGGTCGCCGTCTCGGCCACCGACAACTTCGGTGCCCCCTTGATGAGTCAGGCCGCGTCGCTGCATGGGCCGTGGGTGGATCTGGCCGCACCCGGATCCGACGTCGTGGGTCTGTCGACCTCGGGCAACGTCATCAACGCCTCGATCGACGAGGACAAGTTCAAGCCCCTCATCGGATCGTCCTTCTCAGCCGCCTACGTCTCTGGTGTCGCAGCCCTGGTGCGCGCGAAGTTTCCGCAGATGCCCGCCACCGAGGTCATCCACCGGCTCACCGCCACCGCACACGCTCCCGCCGGCGGACGGGACAACGTGATCGGTTACGGCGTGGTCGACCCGCTCGCGGCGCTGACGTGGGACGTTCCACCCCCACCGGCCAAGGCGCCGGTGCCCACCGAGGCGCCCTTGCACGTACCGCCACCGCCACCGCCACCGGATCCCCGGCCTGCTCGCATGCTGGCCGCTCAAATCGGGGCCGGGATGGTCGTGGTTGGCGCGGTGTTGTGGGGGACGACTGTCTGGCGAAGGAAGCATCAGCGATGAAGGAACGCACATGGAGTGCGCGAGCCGACCTTGGCGCCGCGCTGCCCACCGAAGTCCTGGCAGTGCTGGGCACCGCGATCGCCGTCGCCTTCGACGGGCCGTGGTGGGCGGGCGCGGCCGGCGGTGCTGTCGTGGGTCTGCTGCTGTTCGTGGTGACAGTGTCGCGGCTGACGCCGTGGCAGTGGCTCAAGCGGGCCATCGGGCGTCTGCGCCACAAGGAGCACCGCGTCGAGGCCGCAGAGTTCGTCGACGTCGACAGCGACGGGAAGCCCCTGGGTGTGCGCGTCGACGAGCACACGACGGTGACGATGGTCCATGTGTGGGGCGGCCTACATACCCACCCTGTTGCGACCGCAGGGCGCGGAGACTCCAAACACTCTGCCGCTGAGCG
The Mycolicibacterium arabiense genome window above contains:
- the eccD gene encoding type VII secretion integral membrane protein EccD translates to MLTVSVFAFAAAVVAASTWEVRPERVAVIALIGVIVAVTWATTTAVAASGVPTPLFPSVTNRGVFERLPGQPADTVSPVGPTGVATAEQVRAWVMRGNNTMTGMMIGLAVVTLVAARYAVVPGQPGGWRYTAFVGAVCVILVLRSRSFVDRYQSVTLMIAGVGAAAVAIGRYAASDATSLKVALVCVGVTLGIAVMGLVTALVVPFREYTAPMRRFVEIIEYVLLLALLPWALWLLNLYPVIRNAVRHGI
- the mycP gene encoding type VII secretion-associated serine protease mycosin, which codes for MTGTPLGARMRAGAGLAGTVALLAATSVGASWAITPPVVPPGPPPADPAPAPDQPMRQTRACTLTGVTPGSDLRELPPALALLDMPAAWQESTGAGVVVAVIDTGVAPSPRLPHLVAGGDYVMGQYGDGLADCDGHGTLVASLIGSAPSGARLPVRPAGAQVAPPPPAAPAPQPIPPPPPPPTITVTKTTTEPPPPPPPGPPPAWGPGPQVPQAPQLPLPQVPPPTGGPDGLIGIAPDAVILGIRQSSQNYGLKDPRLDQDQEQARRTGDINTLARAIVHAANLGARVINISLVSCIPVTKPADQAVLGAALRYAAVDRDVVIVAAAGNAGTQGCTQNPPPATGASGWDDVVTIASPAWFDDYVVAVSATDNFGAPLMSQAASLHGPWVDLAAPGSDVVGLSTSGNVINASIDEDKFKPLIGSSFSAAYVSGVAALVRAKFPQMPATEVIHRLTATAHAPAGGRDNVIGYGVVDPLAALTWDVPPPPAKAPVPTEAPLHVPPPPPPPDPRPARMLAAQIGAGMVVVGAVLWGTTVWRRKHQR